In one Cottoperca gobio chromosome 12, fCotGob3.1, whole genome shotgun sequence genomic region, the following are encoded:
- the LOC115016332 gene encoding protein AMBP-like, translated as MQRAVSLVSLLVLGSAWILQAVPVLPDTVILTQENFDLGRFMGKWYEVAVVSTCPHYMQRKRGNPVIVALELQHVASEGNFTMTAASFKNGSCKKTTTDYDLTNTSGQFYHHIARFEADVDSFVVRSNYDEFAMMLLLSIEKPSGNKTTTMKLYSRNMSVRTAVLDDFKTLVRQQGVSDDTIITNQNEGDCVSGDQVTKPVTPQPQISVTKKWKRDAMPPGLTAQEEDAGNV; from the exons ATGCAGAGAGCTGTGAGTTTGGTGTCTCTGCTGGTATTGGGGTCGGCCTGGATCCTGCAAGCCGTCCCTGTGCTCCCGGATACTGTTATCCTCACACAGGAGAACTTTGATCTGGGCCGG TTCATGGGGAAGTGGTATGAGGTGGCAGTGGTTTCTACATGTCCTCACTACATGCAGCGCAAGAGGGGAAACCCCGTCATTGTCGCACTTGAGCTGCAACATGTGGCCTCTGAGGGCAACTTCACAATGACGGCTGCAAGTTTCAA gaatgGCTCATGTAAGAAGACAACCACAGATTATGATTTGACCAACACTTCAGGACAATTCTACCACCATATTGCAA GGTTCGAAGCAGACGTTGATTCCTTTGTGGTTCGTTCCAACTATGATGAGTTCGCAATGATGCTCCTGCTCAGCATAGAGAAGCCATCAGGAAATAAAACCACCACAATGAAGCTTTATA GTCGAAATATGAGTGTGAGGACTGCTGTGCTGGATGACTTCAAGACGCTGGTCAGACAACAGGGAGTGAGTGACGACACTATCATCACGAATCAGAATGAAG GTGACTGTGTTTCAGGGGATCAGGTGACAAAGCCCGTCACTCCGCAGCCTCAG ATTTCTGTTACCAAGAAGTGGAAAAGGGATGCGATGCCACCCGGGCTTACTGCACAAGAGGAAGACGCTGGTAATGTTTGA
- the LOC115016331 gene encoding protein AMBP-like, which translates to MQNTVIQVSLLVLGWTWTLQGVPVLPDPLYPTQENFDLTQFLGTWHDIAVASSFQHHRGDAAINTLVLHSGITEGKLKATHRGLRHGICNEITEEYELTTTPGRLFYHVARWGADVDAYVVHTNYNEYAIVIMSKLKSSGDNSTSVRLYSRTMEVRDTVLDDFKTLVRQQGMSDDSITIKKNIGDCVLGAQLTAKPVPQRMKRNVVASLVPADDEGSGDDSPLFNGTEACKAAPDTGPCFGMHQRYYYNSSSMSCELFKYGGCMGNQNNFENERECLQRCRTEAVCRLPMLPQPCTGQPPIWAFDSTNGLCVPYKQGLLPGQRQQVLQQGRV; encoded by the exons ATGCAGAACACAGTGATTCAGGTTTCCCTGCTGGTCCTGGGGTGGACCTGGACCCTTCAGGGGGTCCCTGTACTCCCAGATCCTCTCTACCCTACACAGGAGAACTTTGATCTGACCCAG TTTTTGGGAACATGGCATGATATTGCTGTTGCAAGTTCATTCCAACATCACAGGGGCGATGCAGCCATTAATACACTGGTTCTACACAGCGGCATCACTGAAGGCAAACTCAAGGCCACTCACAGGGGACTCAG ACATGGAATATGTAATGAGATTACTGAGGAATATGAGCTGACCACCACACCAGGACGATTGTTCTACCATGTTGCAA GGTGGGGGGCAGACGTGGACGCCTACGTGGTTCACACAAACTACAATGAGTATGCAATAGTGATAATGTCCAAACTGAAATCATCAGGGGATAATAGCACCTCAGTTAGGCTTTACA GTCGAACTATGGAGGTGAGAGACACGGTGCTGGACGACTTCAAAACACTGGTCAGACAACAGGGAATGAGTGATGACAGTATTACCATTAAGAAAAACATAG GTGACTGTGTTCTTGGAGCGCAGCTGACGGCTAAGCCTGTGCCTCAG CGGATGAAGAGAAATGTGGTGGCTTCTTTGGTTCCTGCAGACGACGAGGGTTCTGGTGATGATTCGCCTCTTTTCAATGGAACCG AGGCCTGTAAGGCAGCACCAGATACAGGACCATGTTTTGGGATGCACCAGCGTTACTACTACAACTCCTCCTCCATGAGCTGTGAGCTCTTCAAGTACGGAGGGTGTATGGGCAACCAGAACAACTTTGAAAATGAGAGAGAGTGTCTGCAGAGATGTCGCACTGAGG ctgtgtgcCGTCTGCCCATGCTGCCCCAGCCCTGCACaggccagccacccatctgggCCTTTGACTCCACCAACGGTCTGTGCGTGCCCTACAAACAGGGACTTCTGCCAGGGCAACGCCAACAAGTTCTACAGCAAGGCCGAGTGTGA